The DNA region CAGGGCCAGCGCCAGCAGTACCGGATCGCCCGGCAGCGAGGCCGCCACCGCGCCGTACGCCCGGCGGGCGGCCGCACTGACCGCCTCCCCGCCGGGCGCGGGACGCAGCGGCACCACCACGGTGACGCAGGCCGCCACCGCGGCCGCGTGCCTGCGGTGGCGGCGCACCAGGATCTCCCAGGCCGCCGCCGACTGCTCCTCCCAGCGACGCAGTTCGTCGACGGACAGCGGCCCGACCGGCGGCCGCCCGTAGTCCACCCGGCGCGGCCCGAGGTGGTCCACTCTCGGCGTCCAGCGCAGCCCGTCGCACTCCAGGTCGAGCACCGCGCCGGGATCCGCCCGCAGGAAGTCGCCCAGCCCGTCCAGCGGCACCGCCGAGCCGAGCGACCGCGCCCGCAGGCAGTCGGCCGCCCAGGCGTCCAACTCCGGCCGCAGCAGCACCTCTTCCCAGCGCGCCCGGTCGCTCCGCTGGAGCGCGCACACCTCGCCGTACGCCTCCCGGAAGTCCTCGTCCTGCGGAGCCGCCCGGCGCAGCGCCAGCAGCAGCAGCGCCCGCTTGCTCAACTGGCCCGCGCGCAGCAGCCGGACGGCCTCCGGGCCGCCGCGCGCGCCCGCGATCGCCCGGAACGTCGCCCGGTCCACGGCGTGCCGGGGCAGCCCGCCCGCCCCGCTCCCCTCCGTCACAGACCCGTCCGCCCCGCGCGCGCCCGGCACCCCGGCCGCCACCGCCTCGCCCGTACCCGTCACCGGTCCGTCCTCTCTCCCGAAAAGCCCGAACATCCTGAAAGCGCTGAAAGTCCCGAAAGTCCCGAAAATTCTGAAAATGCTGAACTGACCGGCCGAACCATCCGCCCGGTCCGCCCGCAGTCTCCCCGCCCGGCGCCGGCTCAGCCGGTCCCGACCCGCCCATGACCCGGACGGGTGAGCGCAGCCCTGACGCCCCCCGACGCCCCCCCCTGCCACGGCCCCATCCGCCCGGACCCACCGGACCCACCGGACGGCCCTACCGCCCCTGCCCCGCCCCGGTCAGCTCCGCCACCCCGGCCCGCAGCCGCCCCGCGATGTGCCGGATCAGCCGATCCATGTCCGCGCAGTACACGGACGGGTGAGCGAACCCGTCGCCCGCGTAGCGGTGGGCGTAGAGCCCTCCGCCGCAGACCCGGACCAGCGGGCACGCCCCGCACACCGCCCCGAGCCCGGCGAGGCCCCGCTGGCGGGCCCGGAACCCCGGGTGCGCGGCCGCCTCCGTGAAGCCGTGCCGCCACACGTCCAGCCCCGTCCCGGCGGCCCCGTCGTACGTCACCTTGAGGCTGTCGGCCTGTTCGAGAGTGCCGTCCGCCTCGACCACCACCAGGTCCACCGGCGCCAGCCCGACCGCCTCGCTGGCCGCCCGCCCGCCGAGCAGCAGCACGGACAGCTCCTCGAACAGCCGCACCCCGGTCTCCCGGTACGGCGCGTCGTACCAGCGGTCGAAGGCTGCGATCAGCCACTCCCCGTACGGCGCGGAGTCGACGCCCGAGGGGGGCGCGACCGGCACCGACCGCCGGACGCCCGCCGGCGGCTCCTGCCAGGTGGCGTGCGGCAGCAGCAGGTCGAGCCGGGGCGGCGCGAACTCCAGCAGCGCCTCGTAGGTGGCGACCGGGTCGGCGGCCAGGTCGACGACGCACAGCAGGCCGGCGAACAGCTCCCGGTGCCGGTCCGAGCCGAGCAGCCGCACCGCCGCCGCGGTCCGCTCCCAGCTGCCCCCTCCGGAGGGCAGCCGCCGGTGCCGGTCGTGGTCGGCCCGGGTGCCGTCCAGCGAGACCGCCACGCCGACCCGGTGGCGGTGCAGCACGTCGAGCAGCGCGGGCTGGTCCAGCAGCCGCAGCCCGTTGGTCTGCAGGCTGAACCGCACCCGCGGCCCGACGTCGGCGATCCGAGCCAACTCGGCCAGCAGCGCGTCCAGGTGGACCGGTCCGACGAGCAGCGGCTCGCCGCCGTGCAGCACCACGGAGACCTCGTCCAGCCCCTGCTCGGCCGCGTGCTCGGCGATCCGCCGGGCGGTGCGGCGCACGGTCGCCAGCTCCATCCGGCGGGGCCGGTCGCGCCAGCTCTGGTCGGCGCCCTCGTACATGTAGCAGTAGTCGCAGGCCAGGTTGCAACGGCTGTGGATCTTCAGCAGGAACTGCCGGAACGGCACCATGCGCGTGAACCTAGCACCGCCCGGCGAGTTCGCTGACCGCCCGTCACACGTGCGGGGGCTCCACGTCCGAGTCGAGCCTCGTCCCCGCCTTCACCGCGACCGTGGTCGGGTGCTCCTCCCCCAGCGTCACCCGGGCCCGCCGGATGCAGTCCGCCCGCAGTTCGGCGGCCCGCTCGCCCTCCCCGACCGCCGCCAGGCTCAGCGCCAGGTTGGAGGTGATGCCGATGGAGTCGTAGTGGTCCGGGCCGAGCACGTCGGTCATCAGCGGCGCCGCCTCCTGTTCCAGGGCGAGCGCGGCCCGGGTCTCGCCGGCCAGCGCGAGGTCGTTCGCGTGGTTCATCATCGCGATCGGGATGTAGAGGTGGCGCGCGCCGAGGACGGTCCGGAACTGCGCCAGCGTGCGCCCGGACAGTTCCCGGGCCTCCGCGGCCCGCCCGGCCAGCCGCAGGTAGACCGAGAGGTTGTTGGCGCCGGCCAGCGTGACCGGGTGGTCCTCGCCCAGGTAGTCGCGGTAGCGCGCGAGCGCCCGTTCGGCCAGCGGGATGGCCCGGTCGGTGTCGCCGAGCGCGTTGAGGTCGCTGGCCAGGTTGGTGGCGGCGGCCAGGGTGTCGGGGTGCTCGGGGCCGTTGATGTCCAGGTAGCGCTGGTAGATGTCCTCGTCGATCT from Kitasatospora cathayae includes:
- a CDS encoding aKG-HExxH-type peptide beta-hydroxylase; its protein translation is MTGTGEAVAAGVPGARGADGSVTEGSGAGGLPRHAVDRATFRAIAGARGGPEAVRLLRAGQLSKRALLLLALRRAAPQDEDFREAYGEVCALQRSDRARWEEVLLRPELDAWAADCLRARSLGSAVPLDGLGDFLRADPGAVLDLECDGLRWTPRVDHLGPRRVDYGRPPVGPLSVDELRRWEEQSAAAWEILVRRHRRHAAAVAACVTVVVPLRPAPGGEAVSAAARRAYGAVAASLPGDPVLLALALVHEFLHIQLGALLDLVPLHRPNGPAVYHAPWRPDRRPAGALLQGTYAHLGVASFWCAEAAAGMSEPSRAEREFACWRAHTLAAAGTLLECGELTADGREFTEELARAVRELDG
- a CDS encoding FxsB family cyclophane-forming radical SAM/SPASM peptide maturase — translated: MVPFRQFLLKIHSRCNLACDYCYMYEGADQSWRDRPRRMELATVRRTARRIAEHAAEQGLDEVSVVLHGGEPLLVGPVHLDALLAELARIADVGPRVRFSLQTNGLRLLDQPALLDVLHRHRVGVAVSLDGTRADHDRHRRLPSGGGSWERTAAAVRLLGSDRHRELFAGLLCVVDLAADPVATYEALLEFAPPRLDLLLPHATWQEPPAGVRRSVPVAPPSGVDSAPYGEWLIAAFDRWYDAPYRETGVRLFEELSVLLLGGRAASEAVGLAPVDLVVVEADGTLEQADSLKVTYDGAAGTGLDVWRHGFTEAAAHPGFRARQRGLAGLGAVCGACPLVRVCGGGLYAHRYAGDGFAHPSVYCADMDRLIRHIAGRLRAGVAELTGAGQGR